From Halotia branconii CENA392, the proteins below share one genomic window:
- a CDS encoding thiol-disulfide oxidoreductase DCC family protein, which yields MSSPQIPSYACDNSLDQPLSTLPSWKIKLLYDGQCPLCLREVNFLKNRDAGRGLVAFVDIAADDYNPQAHGNVDYETAMGRIHAVLPDGTLVKNVEVFRRIYEILGMGWVYAATSLPVIGAIADFLYRVWADWRLFLTRRPDLATIVQERSSRQACQTQNRCRLIDGDD from the coding sequence ATGTCCTCACCACAAATCCCATCCTATGCTTGTGACAACTCTCTAGACCAGCCTTTATCCACTCTGCCGTCTTGGAAAATCAAACTGCTGTATGACGGTCAATGTCCCTTGTGTCTGCGTGAGGTTAACTTTTTGAAGAACCGGGACGCGGGTCGCGGGCTGGTGGCGTTTGTAGATATTGCAGCTGATGACTACAATCCCCAAGCGCATGGCAATGTTGACTATGAAACTGCAATGGGGCGTATTCATGCTGTGTTGCCAGACGGAACGCTAGTTAAAAATGTTGAGGTTTTCCGTCGCATTTATGAAATTCTGGGGATGGGTTGGGTCTATGCTGCAACTTCCTTACCAGTTATTGGTGCTATTGCCGACTTCCTATATAGGGTTTGGGCAGATTGGCGACTTTTCCTCACCCGACGACCAGATTTAGCGACTATTGTACAGGAGCGTTCTTCTCGACAAGCTTGCCAGACCCAAAACCGTTGTCGCTTAATAGATGGAGATGACTAA
- a CDS encoding transposase produces the protein MLDILSLLQCLLPQINATTMRRMNQIIMAMLAMSGRATMLGISRWTDIGGSYRTMLRFFHTVIPWATLFWLFFRKHLWRKDEVYLLAGDEVVVSKSGKQTYGLDRFFSSLVNKPISGLSFFVLSLVSVEQRQSFPIQIEQVIKSNTKTNIQLSSEKIKTKEKRGRGRPKGSKNKNKTEVIFTSELLLIKKMINSLFKLVANFIPLTYLVVDGHFGNNNALQMARQVNLHIISKLRHDSALYIPYENPDYHKRSRRKYGDKLDYSNIPDKYLSKSSIEDEIQSDIYQATLLHKEFAQALNVVILVKTNLKTNVRSHVVLFSSDLELSFEKIIDYYKLRFQIEFNFRDAKQFWGLEDFMNLRQTAVTNAANFAFFMVNLSHHLLADFRLINPGSGIIDLKAHYRGFRYIHEILKMLPEIPEPILLNQIFAKLTSLGRIHPVSTGVEPS, from the coding sequence ATGTTGGACATCCTATCACTGTTACAATGCCTGCTACCGCAGATCAACGCTACGACGATGCGCCGAATGAACCAGATCATCATGGCCATGTTAGCAATGAGCGGCCGAGCCACCATGTTGGGAATTTCTCGTTGGACAGACATTGGTGGTAGTTATCGGACAATGTTGAGATTTTTTCATACAGTAATACCTTGGGCAACATTGTTTTGGCTGTTTTTTCGTAAACATTTATGGCGAAAGGATGAAGTATATTTGCTTGCCGGAGATGAAGTTGTAGTCAGCAAGTCGGGTAAACAGACTTATGGGTTGGATAGATTCTTCTCTAGCCTAGTAAACAAACCTATATCAGGGCTATCTTTCTTTGTCTTGTCGTTAGTAAGTGTTGAGCAAAGACAGTCATTTCCGATTCAAATAGAACAAGTAATCAAGAGTAATACTAAAACAAATATTCAGTTGTCAAGCGAAAAAATAAAAACCAAAGAAAAACGTGGACGTGGACGACCAAAAGGGAGTAAAAACAAAAATAAAACCGAAGTGATATTCACATCTGAACTATTGCTAATTAAAAAGATGATTAATTCACTATTCAAGTTAGTAGCTAATTTTATTCCCCTAACATACTTGGTAGTAGATGGTCATTTTGGTAACAACAACGCTTTACAGATGGCACGACAAGTGAACTTGCACATAATTTCCAAGTTGCGCCACGATTCAGCATTATATATCCCTTATGAAAATCCTGACTATCATAAACGCTCTCGTCGTAAATACGGTGACAAACTAGACTATAGTAATATACCTGACAAATATTTATCTAAAAGTAGCATTGAGGATGAGATTCAAAGTGATATTTATCAAGCCACTCTCCTTCACAAAGAATTTGCCCAAGCTCTAAATGTAGTGATTTTAGTCAAAACCAATCTTAAGACTAATGTTCGTAGCCATGTAGTTCTATTCTCCAGTGACCTGGAATTATCATTTGAAAAAATAATTGATTATTACAAACTCCGCTTTCAAATCGAGTTTAACTTCCGTGATGCAAAGCAGTTTTGGGGGTTGGAAGATTTTATGAATCTGAGGCAAACTGCGGTAACTAACGCTGCTAATTTCGCATTTTTTATGGTTAATTTATCTCATCATCTTCTCGCTGATTTTCGCCTCATTAATCCCGGCTCCGGCATTATTGACCTTAAGGCTCATTATCGTGGCTTTCGATATATCCATGAAATTTTAAAAATGCTTCCAGAAATCCCTGAGCCTATTTTATTAAACCAGATTTTTGCCAAGCTTACTTCTTTAGGACGCATTCATCCCGTTTCTACGGGCGTTGAACCCTCGTAA
- a CDS encoding catalase family protein, whose translation MSISYLSTTAQEAATDTILDIDLKVQAEKSPDLRKDHPKSHGLVWGEFKVEDNIPESLRVGVFAQPKTYPIWMRLSNASPAQKRGQLASDLDPDVRALAIKLLQVEGEKVLDDEQETQDFLLINHPVFFVRDAQGFANLTKASVGQANEEELRSLQPTFEVLKAITSKQVANPLLIQYWSTTPYQLGSQSIKFSVKPDQQDIPSSPPTSETYLREAVVEYLTEKGKDATFDFLVQLYVNDEKTPIEDPMQEWKEEDSPFIKLATIKIPAQKFDFEERKRLDEGLSFMAWHTLPEHAPLGSVNLARKKVYQEIVKARRKYAQHRIQEPQAYSSILDEPQ comes from the coding sequence ATGAGTATATCTTATTTATCCACTACTGCTCAAGAAGCGGCTACTGATACCATCCTGGATATAGATCTCAAAGTTCAAGCCGAGAAAAGTCCAGATTTGCGAAAAGACCATCCTAAAAGTCACGGCTTGGTTTGGGGAGAGTTCAAAGTTGAAGATAATATTCCCGAATCTTTGCGAGTCGGTGTTTTTGCCCAACCCAAAACCTACCCAATTTGGATGAGACTATCCAACGCTTCCCCAGCACAAAAGCGCGGTCAACTCGCCTCAGACCTCGATCCCGATGTTCGCGCGCTTGCTATTAAACTTTTACAGGTAGAAGGTGAAAAAGTTCTCGATGATGAGCAAGAAACTCAAGACTTTTTGCTGATTAATCATCCGGTGTTCTTTGTGCGCGATGCCCAAGGGTTTGCTAACTTGACGAAAGCAAGCGTCGGTCAGGCGAATGAAGAAGAACTGCGATCGCTACAACCCACGTTTGAAGTCCTCAAAGCAATCACGAGCAAACAAGTTGCAAATCCACTGCTAATTCAATATTGGAGTACAACTCCCTATCAACTTGGCTCTCAATCCATCAAGTTTTCTGTCAAACCTGATCAGCAAGATATTCCTAGTTCGCCCCCGACTTCTGAGACTTACCTGCGCGAAGCAGTTGTGGAATACCTCACAGAAAAAGGTAAAGATGCAACCTTTGACTTTTTAGTGCAGCTATATGTTAACGATGAAAAAACTCCAATTGAAGATCCGATGCAGGAGTGGAAAGAGGAAGACTCACCGTTTATCAAGCTTGCAACCATCAAAATTCCCGCTCAGAAATTTGACTTCGAGGAGCGAAAGCGACTGGATGAAGGTCTATCGTTCATGGCTTGGCATACCCTCCCAGAACACGCACCATTAGGTAGTGTCAATTTAGCTCGTAAAAAAGTTTATCAGGAAATAGTCAAGGCTCGACGGAAATATGCCCAACACCGCATTCAAGAACCGCAAGCTTACAGTTCAATTTTGGACGAGCCTCAGTAA
- a CDS encoding GMC family oxidoreductase codes for MTQYDYIVIGAGSAGCVVANRLTEDPDTTVLLLEAGNPDTKPEIQIPLDCTTLPGTEVDWGYFSEPEPYLGDRQIFCPRGKVLGGSSSINFLVYIRGNAHDYDRWQELGNPGWSYQDVLPYFKKSEHQQRGFDAYHGVDGELSITDIISPAPISQRFVDAAVALGYDYNPDFNGIKQEGVGPIQLTVKDGKRHSTAAAFLVPILTRPNLTVQTSVLVTRLLFESTRAVGVEYLHEGMLHQVRVNQEVIVSAGSFDSPKLLMLSGIGDKAQLQAMGISVVAHLPGVGQNLQDHILIPVPYEATCDLHTAKTSNGCAEIGLFVHSKNNHEAAPDLELIFGPIMWAPPGYPNSGLGFTGLIALVHPENIGSVSLRSCDPKDTPMIRLNYLQSQSDVQKFIEGIKLMRQLFHTSAFDEFRGREVAPGADVTDDVALEAYIRANCGTVFHPIGTCKMGTDLMAVVDPQLRVYGVEGLRVVDASIMPTLNTGHTNAPAIMIGEKAADLIKAGKVAKPAQKVLTN; via the coding sequence ATGACTCAGTATGATTACATTGTAATTGGTGCGGGTTCAGCAGGCTGCGTAGTTGCTAACCGTTTGACTGAAGACCCTGACACAACTGTATTATTGCTCGAAGCAGGCAATCCAGATACAAAACCAGAAATTCAAATTCCGTTGGACTGCACAACCCTACCTGGAACTGAGGTGGACTGGGGATACTTTTCTGAACCTGAACCGTATCTGGGCGATCGCCAAATTTTTTGTCCTCGTGGCAAAGTTTTGGGAGGCAGCAGTTCGATTAATTTCTTAGTGTATATCCGGGGCAATGCTCACGATTACGATCGCTGGCAGGAACTAGGAAATCCTGGTTGGTCGTACCAGGATGTATTGCCTTACTTTAAAAAATCCGAACACCAGCAACGCGGATTTGACGCATATCATGGCGTAGATGGAGAGTTGAGCATTACTGATATCATCTCCCCTGCTCCCATCTCTCAACGATTTGTTGATGCAGCCGTGGCATTAGGGTACGATTACAATCCTGATTTCAACGGCATCAAGCAAGAAGGAGTAGGGCCGATTCAGCTAACGGTCAAAGACGGCAAACGGCACAGTACGGCTGCGGCATTTCTCGTGCCGATTTTAACTCGTCCGAATTTAACGGTGCAAACAAGTGTGTTAGTGACGCGGTTGTTGTTTGAAAGCACTCGCGCCGTTGGGGTGGAATATTTGCATGAGGGAATGCTGCATCAGGTCAGAGTTAATCAAGAAGTGATTGTCAGTGCGGGTTCCTTTGACTCGCCCAAGCTGCTCATGCTTTCTGGCATTGGCGATAAAGCACAATTACAGGCAATGGGAATTTCTGTGGTGGCTCATTTACCCGGTGTGGGTCAAAACCTGCAAGATCACATTCTCATCCCTGTTCCCTACGAAGCAACTTGTGATTTACATACGGCAAAGACCAGCAATGGCTGTGCTGAAATTGGATTGTTTGTACATAGCAAGAACAATCACGAGGCTGCACCAGATTTAGAATTAATCTTTGGCCCAATTATGTGGGCACCTCCTGGCTATCCTAACTCTGGTTTGGGTTTCACGGGTCTGATTGCTTTAGTTCATCCTGAAAACATTGGCAGTGTCAGTTTACGCTCTTGCGATCCCAAAGACACACCGATGATTCGCCTAAACTATCTGCAAAGTCAATCCGATGTGCAGAAGTTTATCGAAGGGATTAAGTTAATGCGCCAATTGTTCCACACCAGTGCTTTTGATGAATTTCGCGGTCGAGAAGTAGCTCCAGGCGCTGATGTCACTGACGATGTAGCTTTGGAAGCATACATCCGGGCAAATTGCGGCACGGTATTTCATCCCATCGGCACTTGTAAAATGGGTACTGACCTAATGGCAGTTGTAGACCCCCAACTGCGGGTTTATGGAGTTGAAGGGTTGCGGGTTGTCGATGCTTCGATCATGCCAACTCTCAATACAGGACATACAAACGCGCCAGCCATTATGATCGGCGAAAAAGCAGCAGATTTAATTAAAGCAGGTAAAGTTGCAAAGCCAGCACAGAAAGTACTTACCAACTAA
- a CDS encoding BMP family protein translates to MTTNFSRREFILFGSAAFTTSLVVQACSNQPTTPTGGTEGFKIAIALPGTITDKGWNQSGYEGINLAKQKLGAETAYVEKVAQADQTEVLTDFARKGYNLIFAHGGQFDAAIEQVASQFPNTFFVGVNGNLKAENIASLRIDHLQASYLCGIIGASMTKSNKLAYIAGEKFPATEGELRGFELGAKSVKPNIQITSTFTGDWNDVAKAKEATLALISSGADVIYQWLDNASAAVLQTAAEKGVYAFGNTKDQLDVAPKAILTSAVKRLDLAIVYIAELVKQKQIKGQIYTIGLERPDILFLGKFGAIVPEVVKQKALNAKQEIVNKKIVFEDCKEAGKDTRCVKKTT, encoded by the coding sequence ATGACAACAAACTTTAGTCGGCGTGAATTTATCTTGTTTGGTTCAGCCGCGTTTACTACTAGCTTAGTGGTGCAAGCTTGCAGTAATCAGCCGACGACACCAACGGGTGGTACTGAAGGGTTTAAAATAGCGATCGCTCTGCCTGGTACAATTACCGATAAAGGCTGGAATCAATCTGGTTATGAAGGAATCAATCTAGCAAAACAAAAGCTAGGTGCAGAAACCGCCTATGTAGAAAAAGTAGCACAAGCAGATCAAACAGAAGTATTAACAGATTTTGCTCGTAAAGGCTACAATCTCATCTTCGCGCATGGCGGACAATTTGATGCTGCAATTGAACAAGTCGCCTCACAATTCCCCAACACATTTTTTGTGGGAGTAAATGGTAATCTCAAAGCTGAGAATATTGCTTCTTTACGAATAGATCACCTACAAGCTAGTTATTTATGTGGCATAATCGGTGCTTCTATGACTAAATCTAATAAATTAGCTTATATTGCTGGAGAGAAGTTTCCTGCTACCGAGGGAGAACTGCGGGGATTTGAATTAGGGGCAAAGTCTGTTAAACCAAATATCCAAATTACTTCTACTTTTACGGGTGATTGGAATGATGTTGCCAAAGCTAAGGAAGCAACTCTAGCGTTAATTTCTTCTGGTGCTGATGTCATCTATCAATGGTTAGATAATGCTTCAGCCGCAGTCTTACAAACAGCAGCCGAAAAAGGAGTATATGCTTTTGGTAACACTAAGGATCAATTAGATGTTGCACCAAAAGCTATTTTAACTAGCGCAGTGAAACGCTTAGATTTAGCTATAGTTTACATAGCAGAACTAGTCAAACAAAAACAAATCAAAGGACAAATATATACAATTGGTTTAGAAAGACCAGATATATTATTTTTAGGTAAATTTGGGGCAATTGTGCCGGAAGTGGTTAAGCAAAAGGCATTGAATGCAAAGCAAGAGATTGTTAATAAAAAAATCGTTTTTGAAGACTGCAAAGAGGCTGGTAAGGATACGCGTTGCGTGAAGAAAACAACATAG
- a CDS encoding Uma2 family endonuclease, which translates to MTQALPKTKLVTFEEFVQWKPDGGRYELHDGVIVEMTQLLGDHEEITGFLATKIPIEYDRLKLPYFIPKTALVKPPENESGYSPDVLIINRSNLVNEPLWKKESTVTQSASIPLVIEVVSTNWRTDYYTKRGVYEEVGILEYWIVDYLALAGKSFIGNSKEPTISIYSLVEGEYQVRQFRGSDRIISPTFPELNLTAEQIFQAGNTTT; encoded by the coding sequence ATGACTCAAGCTTTACCTAAAACCAAGCTAGTAACCTTTGAAGAATTTGTACAGTGGAAACCTGACGGGGGGCGATATGAACTGCATGATGGAGTAATTGTAGAAATGACACAACTATTGGGCGATCATGAAGAGATCACAGGATTTTTAGCTACAAAAATTCCAATCGAATATGATCGGCTTAAACTTCCTTACTTCATACCAAAAACAGCACTCGTAAAACCACCTGAAAATGAATCCGGTTATTCTCCAGATGTATTAATAATCAATCGCTCCAATCTGGTAAATGAACCTTTGTGGAAAAAAGAATCTACTGTTACTCAGTCCGCATCAATTCCTTTGGTGATTGAGGTAGTTAGTACCAATTGGCGTACTGACTATTATACTAAGCGTGGTGTGTATGAAGAAGTTGGTATTCTAGAGTATTGGATTGTAGATTACCTAGCTCTGGCAGGCAAATCGTTCATTGGCAATTCCAAAGAGCCTACAATATCGATTTATTCACTAGTTGAGGGCGAATACCAAGTCAGACAGTTCCGTGGGAGCGATCGCATTATCTCACCTACTTTCCCGGAATTGAATTTAACCGCCGAGCAGATTTTTCAAGCTGGAAACACCACCACATAA
- a CDS encoding aminoglycoside adenylyltransferase domain-containing protein — protein sequence MDIRVPECVRPVLADYLLSLKTELPNLIDACYIHGSIALDAFNRHFSDIDFITILARRATAQEVEKLKAVHQQVEMLYPEWKLEGSYLQWEDLGREQQEIVPYPYYHDGVLRSAGYHDVNLVTWWVLKHRGISIMGLSPQTLAFTVDGNLLRTNIQENLNSYWVSWTRQPNKIAYLVTDSGIQWAVLGILRLFYTLREHDITSKTEAGRYALVHLPTQWHRLITEAINLRSNRHGSCYRSRVNRAIEAVRFLRYVINVCNKQAP from the coding sequence ATGGATATTCGCGTACCAGAATGTGTTCGTCCAGTGTTAGCTGATTATTTATTGTCACTAAAAACCGAACTCCCTAATCTGATAGATGCTTGTTATATTCACGGTTCTATTGCACTTGATGCATTCAATCGACACTTTAGTGATATTGATTTTATTACCATTCTCGCGCGACGAGCTACAGCACAAGAAGTAGAAAAACTCAAAGCGGTTCATCAGCAGGTAGAAATGCTTTACCCCGAATGGAAACTAGAAGGAAGCTATTTACAATGGGAAGACTTAGGGCGGGAGCAACAAGAAATTGTCCCCTATCCCTATTACCATGACGGCGTTCTGCGTTCTGCTGGTTATCATGATGTGAACCTTGTCACTTGGTGGGTGTTGAAGCATCGAGGTATTTCCATTATGGGACTTTCACCACAGACCCTTGCATTTACAGTCGATGGGAATCTGCTGCGGACAAATATTCAGGAAAATCTCAACAGCTATTGGGTGAGTTGGACACGTCAGCCAAACAAAATAGCATATTTAGTAACGGATAGTGGTATTCAGTGGGCTGTGCTTGGCATTCTCAGACTGTTTTACACGTTGAGGGAGCATGATATCACCTCAAAAACCGAGGCTGGTCGATATGCATTGGTGCATCTTCCAACACAATGGCATCGGCTGATTACTGAAGCAATTAACCTCCGCTCAAATCGGCACGGCTCCTGCTACCGTAGTAGAGTGAATCGGGCTATTGAGGCAGTACGTTTTTTGCGATACGTAATTAATGTATGTAACAAGCAAGCGCCGTGA
- a CDS encoding methyltransferase domain-containing protein, with amino-acid sequence MADETVLELAAGLGNSVIALAKRYNIQAVGIEKDPNLVAKARAKARSAGLSDRVKFIEKTIINYHKL; translated from the coding sequence ATTGCTGATGAAACAGTTTTAGAACTGGCTGCTGGGTTAGGAAACAGCGTGATCGCTCTGGCAAAACGTTATAATATCCAGGCTGTTGGTATTGAAAAAGACCCCAATCTAGTTGCCAAAGCAAGAGCCAAGGCGCGATCTGCTGGCTTAAGCGATCGGGTTAAGTTTATTGAAAAAACTATCATCAACTATCACAAACTCTGA
- a CDS encoding ABC transporter ATP-binding protein — translation MNYLRLNNITKRFGSFIANDNINLSVASGTIHAILGENGAGKSTLMNIISGLYQPDAGEIYLQEQPMKITSPNKAMKLGIGMIHQHFMLVPNLTVTENIILGTQKTWWLNLQDKQQEIAALSQVYGLEIDPTAKVESLSVGTQQRVEILKVLYRRAKLLILDEPTAVLTPPEVESLIVILRQLAAAGNAIIFISHKLEEVMNLCDSVTVLRQGKVVTTTSTSSATPQQLATLMVGRQVALQLNKNVTLPGEIILSVQNLQVTNQRNIPAVNNVSFELRAGEILGIAGVDGNGQRELADALAKPVADIALLQTIKQGKIEFTHRNSLVGYIPEDRQTMGLVLQFSIAQNLILKAFKYLPFCRRFLLQQEAIANHAQVAMQEFDIRANGIDVKVSQLSGGNQQKVVLARELAQAPALIIAMQPTRGLDVGATVAVQSRILTERDRGAGILYISTELEEVMAMSDRIAVIYRGEFVAILDAATAKVEDIGLLMAGGIN, via the coding sequence ATGAACTATTTACGCTTAAACAATATTACTAAACGCTTTGGGTCTTTTATTGCTAACGACAATATCAATCTCTCTGTTGCATCTGGAACTATCCATGCAATATTAGGGGAAAATGGTGCAGGTAAGAGTACTTTAATGAATATTATTAGTGGACTTTATCAACCCGATGCTGGTGAAATTTATCTCCAAGAGCAACCAATGAAAATTACCTCACCAAATAAGGCAATGAAATTAGGCATTGGGATGATTCACCAACACTTCATGCTTGTGCCAAACTTGACTGTTACAGAAAATATCATCTTAGGAACGCAGAAAACTTGGTGGCTAAATTTACAAGATAAACAGCAAGAAATCGCCGCATTATCCCAAGTTTATGGATTAGAAATTGACCCCACTGCCAAAGTTGAAAGTTTGTCTGTTGGGACACAACAACGGGTAGAAATTCTCAAAGTTCTCTATCGTCGAGCAAAGTTGTTGATTCTTGATGAACCTACAGCAGTTTTGACACCGCCAGAAGTAGAATCATTAATTGTTATCTTGCGTCAATTGGCAGCCGCAGGAAATGCAATCATTTTTATTAGTCATAAATTAGAAGAGGTAATGAATCTTTGTGATTCAGTCACAGTTTTGCGCCAGGGAAAGGTAGTAACAACAACATCAACTTCATCGGCGACACCTCAGCAATTAGCAACATTGATGGTAGGACGGCAAGTAGCTTTACAGTTAAATAAAAATGTTACATTACCAGGAGAAATCATCCTGTCGGTGCAAAATTTACAAGTTACTAATCAAAGAAATATTCCTGCTGTAAATAATGTATCTTTTGAACTACGGGCGGGAGAAATTTTAGGAATTGCTGGTGTCGATGGCAATGGACAGCGAGAATTAGCTGATGCGTTGGCAAAGCCCGTCGCAGACATCGCTCTTTTGCAGACTATTAAGCAGGGTAAAATTGAGTTTACGCACAGAAATTCTTTAGTAGGCTATATTCCAGAAGATAGGCAAACAATGGGATTGGTGTTGCAATTTAGCATCGCTCAAAATTTGATTTTAAAAGCTTTTAAATATCTACCATTTTGTCGCCGTTTTTTGTTACAACAAGAAGCGATCGCTAATCATGCCCAAGTTGCAATGCAAGAGTTTGATATTCGGGCGAATGGGATTGATGTCAAGGTAAGTCAGCTTTCGGGAGGAAATCAACAAAAAGTAGTTTTAGCGCGAGAACTAGCGCAAGCACCAGCTTTAATTATTGCTATGCAACCCACCAGGGGGTTAGATGTCGGGGCGACAGTAGCCGTCCAGTCTCGAATCTTAACAGAACGCGATCGCGGAGCCGGAATTTTGTATATTTCTACTGAATTAGAAGAAGTGATGGCCATGAGCGATCGCATTGCCGTAATCTACAGAGGTGAGTTTGTGGCTATTTTGGATGCAGCCACGGCGAAGGTGGAAGATATTGGTTTGTTGATGGCTGGGGGAATTAATTAA
- a CDS encoding MIP/aquaporin family protein, whose amino-acid sequence MHNSDRHQWHWREYFAEFLGAAFNIFIGLSAIVLNFGHGLPIEQLVPDSSIRRLITGLIFAGSGAIVAVSPIGKLSGSHINPSVSLAFWIHGKMHLRDFVGFVIGQFLGAIAAVLLLVTLWGDYAKSVSNGMTLPGWNYPLWIVFLSEVTITFLLVLTIFIFVSHHRLMRWTPLVVWLLIAGMVWQEAPISGTSLNPARSFAPALVSGNWHHQWIYAIAPPMGAAIAVGMFRLIALGERDVLTGKLYHAFDYPSIFKNIKLPHFQHQPQSHK is encoded by the coding sequence ATGCATAATAGCGATCGCCATCAGTGGCATTGGCGCGAATACTTTGCAGAATTTTTGGGAGCCGCTTTCAATATTTTCATCGGTTTGAGTGCAATTGTCTTGAACTTTGGGCATGGTTTGCCAATAGAACAGCTTGTACCTGATTCCAGCATTCGGCGGCTGATTACGGGACTAATTTTTGCTGGAAGTGGAGCGATTGTAGCTGTTTCGCCGATTGGCAAACTGAGTGGCTCTCACATCAATCCTTCTGTATCACTCGCATTTTGGATACACGGCAAAATGCACCTGAGAGATTTTGTTGGCTTTGTAATTGGACAATTTCTCGGAGCGATCGCTGCTGTGTTATTGCTTGTGACTTTATGGGGAGATTATGCCAAAAGTGTTAGTAACGGCATGACGCTGCCCGGATGGAATTACCCACTGTGGATTGTATTTTTATCAGAAGTCACGATTACATTTCTCTTGGTGTTGACAATTTTTATCTTTGTCAGTCATCATCGGCTGATGCGTTGGACACCTTTGGTAGTTTGGCTGTTAATTGCGGGGATGGTGTGGCAAGAAGCTCCAATTTCGGGAACCAGTCTCAATCCAGCGCGGAGTTTCGCTCCAGCACTGGTGAGTGGAAATTGGCATCATCAATGGATTTATGCAATTGCTCCGCCAATGGGTGCGGCGATCGCCGTGGGGATGTTTCGGCTGATCGCGCTAGGCGAACGGGATGTTCTGACAGGGAAGCTTTATCATGCTTTTGATTACCCCAGTATTTTCAAAAATATCAAACTACCACATTTCCAGCATCAGCCCCAATCGCACAAATGA